The Gordonia westfalica genome segment ATGGGTACCCGTCAAGCCGTCGATGGGGATGGGCGGAACCTCATGCAGCGGAAGATCACTCATGCCGCACCGCCGATGATGCGTTGCAGGACGATCCGCCCCGACGGAGTCAGATCACCGTGGGCCACCAGATCATTGAGGGCAGTGCGCAGCCGACTCGACTTGAGTGCTTCGCGTGCGGCCAACACCATCCAGTACTCCGGCGACTCCTCCGGGTCGAACGGGCGTAGCGGAGACGACTGCTCCCACGCCTTACGCGCAGCCTCCACAGCAGGATCGGTGCTCATGCCGCACCGCCGATACGGTCCAGGTGGGAATCGTCCGGCCCAGGCCACACAATCCGCGACGACCGCTCCACAACCGCTGTCGCACCATACGATTCGATGAGCTTGGCCCTAGACTTCGCGGAGGACAACGACTTGTACTCGCGCTTAGTGGACGGCCAGTGGAAGCGTCGACTCCCGAACTGCGCGATATACCCCGGATCGGGGTCCCACCCCTCGGGTTCCCAGTCAGGGTTGGGGTACCCGAACTCCTCACCGGTGTCGTCGGTGTAGAAGGTCAGTGCCCCTTCGGGATAGCTCGTGATCGCAACTCGGTAGAGGTAGTAGCCGCCGCTGGGCTCACGCCAGTCCGCGCGTAACTCGGGCGGCACTCACTGCATGACATGCTCTGCTACTCACGAGCGTCGCGTATCAGCTCGGTGCGAGCGTGAGAACCACTTCACCCCGGCCGGACGGCGGACTCACGTCACTCGCCACTACGCAGTCCAGTCCCTGTAGTAGCAGATAAAACAGGAGGTCCAGTATCGCTCGTGAGGTGAGCGGCCTCGACCTGGCGTACCTGTCGGTTGAGTCCCCGTCCGGCCGGGGTGAAGTGGTTCTCACGCTCGCCGAGCTACGCGACGTGTACAGAGCAATGCAGGAGGCCGATCCGGACTGGCGTGAGCCCAGCGGCGGCTACTACCTCTACCGAGTTGCGATCACGAGCTATCCCGAAGGGGCACTGACCTTCTACACCGACGACACCGGTGAGGAGTTCGGGTACCCCAACCCTGACTGGGAACCCGAGGGGTGGGACCCCGATCCGGGGTATATCGCGCAGTTCGGGAGTCGACGCTTCCACTGGCCGTCCACTAAGCGCGAGTACAAGTCGTTGTCCTCCGCGAAGTCTAGGGCCAAGCTCATCGAATCGTATGGTGCGACAGCGGTTGTGGAGCGGTCGTCGCGGATTGTGTGGCCTGGGCCGGACGATTCCCACCTGGACCGTATCGGCGGTGCGGCATGAGCACCGATCCTGCTGTGGAGGCTGCGCGTAAGGCGTGGGAGCAGTCGTCTCCGCTACGCCCGTTCGACCCGGAGGAGTCGCCGGAGTACTGGATGGTGTTGGCCGCACGCGAAGCACTCAAGTCGAGTCGGCTGCGCACTGCCCTCAATGATCTGGTGGCCCACGGTGATCTGACTCCGTCGGGGCGGATCGTCCTGCAACGCATCATCGGCGGTGCGGCATGAGTGATCTTCCGCTGCATGAGGTTCCGCCCATCCCCATCGACGGCTTGACGGGTACCCATCACGTCACGACCATTCCCGCCACAGGGGAACCCGTCTTCGTGATCTTTCCGCCGGGTGAGGACGACGCCATCGAACTCACCCGCCCGCAACTGTGGCAGCACATCGATGCGCTGCTCACCCTGCTCAAGCGAACCCCCATCCCCACCAGAACCTTGGAGGCGTCATGAACGACAGAAACCTTCAGCCCCTTCAGTACACCCTGAAGGAGGCCGCCCAAATCCTGGGAGTCTCCGAGAAGACCCTTCGCCGCGAGTATGTCGAGGGGCGAATCCTGTTCCGAACCTTGCGTGAGGGGGGCGGCAAGTACTTTATCGACCACGAAGAGTGTGTGCGGTGGCGGAACTCGCTGCCGCAGCCGGCTCCGGGTGAGAGGGCGGCGTCGTGAAGGCCGCGATCTGGGTTCCCGCGTATGCGTGTCTTGTGTTGGGGGTGTGGGCGATCCTCCCACCTCTCGGACCGGAAGAACTGGTGGCGTTCGTGATCGTCGCGGTCCTGTTGCTGATGACGGTGGTCGGGTTCTGCATGCCCACCCAGGAGGTCGACCAGTGAGCGGGGCCGAAACCATCTTCGGGTCCGAGCTGTATGGCGCGATCGTGCAGCAGCAGATCGCCGACGCACAACACACCCAGAACCAGCTCGACAAGTACTACCAGCGCAAGGAGGCGCAACTCCTCTGGCTGCGTGCAGAGATAGCGCACTACGCAGCCAAGCAGGACTCGAAGTCGGTCGAGTACGCGCTGCTTTCAATCCTCCAGCGCTCCTACGACATCGAAGACGAGGGGGTCGACCAGTGAGCAGCGGTGCAGTGGAAGCCCGCTATGCCGGCTGGTGCCCCAAATGCCGCACCGACTACCCCGTAGGCACATTGATCGGCTACGTCCGCGAATACCTGGTGTTCCCGGATGGGCGGGCGGGGAAGAACGTGACGGTGTGTGAGCCGTGC includes the following:
- a CDS encoding helix-turn-helix domain-containing protein, translating into MNDRNLQPLQYTLKEAAQILGVSEKTLRREYVEGRILFRTLREGGGKYFIDHEECVRWRNSLPQPAPGERAAS